A stretch of the uncultured Desulfobacter sp. genome encodes the following:
- a CDS encoding PAS-domain containing protein, translated as MKIQYKASSIIGLFGFCLVILFALISNFLNQRIVIERKLDDLQELSKELSQHIGSQLKDKAKIALTLSSSPLIKNALVQSNQEFANLSKTKRNALIEALNQRWKDSHDVNNPFVQAYLTNPVARHLKNQQALFPGMYGEIFLTNFYGTMISSTGKLTTLAHSHKYWWKASYGNGDGRIFLDDRGFDTSVDGYVLGIVVPVTVDKEIIGILKCNVNILNLLNDFTVDFSCRNPAVMQIIRTGGLIVSGLGVTPLSTKARDDVRVELQSKTSGTIMLNGNDRQLISFSPITATLGSEEMGFGGSHDSIDHIKGNQGEAWHVVITLPESSALAEVHNTTRLIFFAGAAFTILVAIVALVFGRWLAKPIVEIDKIATKIGGGDLSAKSTFLSNDEVGSLSKSINRMTETLQETMTSKETLEKEIELRKKAEKKQELLIEDFKEAQRLALLGSWSMDHASGKLTWSDVVYQIFEMNPETQSPDYHLFLDSVHPEDQVKVKQAFESSIHEHRPYFIEHRLQMADGRVKFVEERGETLFDRNGNPLTTSGTVVDITERNTAEQERLRLYKELLKAEASAETAEKQLHAAIESIDEGFAVFDPQDRLGMCNAKYLEIYNVSADFITVGTKFEDIIRNGVARGQYADAVGREEEWIAERLAQHRSGKVSIEQKLTDGRWVRVAERNTEDGSIVGFRADITTLKQAQEAAEAASQAKSEFLANMSHEIRTPMNAVLGMIHLVMQTDLDAKQKD; from the coding sequence TTGAAAATACAATATAAGGCCTCATCCATAATTGGTTTATTTGGTTTTTGTCTTGTGATCCTGTTTGCATTGATTTCTAATTTTTTGAATCAGCGCATTGTCATCGAAAGGAAATTGGATGACCTTCAAGAACTTTCCAAGGAACTTTCCCAACACATAGGGTCTCAATTGAAAGATAAGGCAAAAATAGCACTGACACTTTCCTCATCCCCTTTAATTAAAAATGCGCTGGTGCAGAGCAATCAAGAATTTGCGAATTTATCAAAGACAAAACGAAACGCATTAATTGAGGCGCTCAACCAAAGGTGGAAAGATAGTCACGATGTGAATAACCCATTTGTTCAAGCTTACCTAACGAATCCTGTGGCAAGGCATTTGAAAAATCAGCAGGCACTTTTTCCAGGAATGTATGGAGAGATTTTTCTTACGAATTTTTATGGTACGATGATCTCTTCCACCGGTAAATTAACCACTTTGGCCCATTCGCATAAATATTGGTGGAAAGCATCTTACGGAAATGGAGACGGTCGAATTTTCCTGGATGATCGCGGTTTTGATACAAGTGTAGACGGATATGTATTGGGGATAGTCGTTCCTGTTACAGTTGATAAAGAGATAATTGGTATTCTGAAGTGCAATGTTAACATACTAAATTTATTGAATGATTTTACGGTGGATTTCTCTTGTCGCAATCCAGCTGTCATGCAGATTATTCGCACCGGCGGACTGATCGTTTCCGGATTAGGTGTAACGCCTTTGTCGACAAAAGCACGGGATGACGTCCGTGTCGAATTGCAGTCGAAAACAAGTGGAACAATCATGCTCAATGGGAATGACAGACAACTGATATCTTTTTCGCCAATCACAGCAACGCTTGGATCTGAAGAAATGGGTTTTGGTGGAAGTCATGACTCCATTGACCATATAAAAGGCAATCAGGGTGAGGCATGGCATGTTGTTATCACTTTGCCTGAAAGCAGTGCGCTGGCAGAAGTCCATAACACAACGCGTTTAATTTTCTTTGCCGGGGCCGCGTTTACCATTTTAGTTGCCATTGTTGCGTTGGTGTTCGGCCGGTGGCTTGCAAAACCCATCGTGGAAATTGACAAAATAGCTACAAAAATAGGCGGGGGGGATCTCAGCGCTAAATCAACTTTTTTATCAAATGATGAAGTGGGGTCTTTATCGAAATCAATCAATCGAATGACTGAGACACTCCAGGAAACAATGACCTCCAAAGAGACCTTGGAAAAAGAGATTGAATTACGGAAAAAAGCGGAGAAGAAACAAGAACTTTTAATAGAGGATTTCAAAGAGGCGCAACGTTTGGCATTACTGGGAAGCTGGAGTATGGATCACGCCAGCGGAAAACTGACCTGGTCGGATGTCGTCTATCAAATTTTTGAAATGAATCCCGAAACCCAGTCGCCGGACTATCACTTGTTTCTTGATAGCGTTCATCCCGAAGATCAGGTGAAAGTCAAACAGGCTTTTGAAAGTTCCATCCATGAACATCGTCCTTATTTTATTGAACACCGATTACAAATGGCTGACGGCCGGGTAAAATTTGTCGAGGAGCGTGGCGAAACGCTCTTCGACAGGAACGGCAATCCCCTCACCACGTCCGGAACCGTCGTGGACATCACCGAACGCAATACGGCTGAACAGGAACGGCTCCGTTTGTATAAAGAGCTGCTCAAGGCTGAAGCGTCGGCTGAAACAGCAGAAAAACAGTTGCATGCGGCCATTGAATCCATTGACGAAGGCTTTGCTGTTTTTGATCCCCAGGACAGGTTGGGCATGTGCAACGCAAAATATCTTGAGATTTACAATGTGTCTGCGGATTTCATAACGGTGGGAACAAAGTTTGAGGATATCATCCGAAACGGTGTGGCACGGGGGCAGTATGCGGATGCCGTCGGCCGTGAAGAAGAGTGGATCGCAGAGCGGTTAGCCCAGCACAGGTCCGGTAAGGTAAGTATTGAACAAAAATTGACTGATGGGCGGTGGGTCAGGGTTGCTGAGCGTAACACCGAAGACGGTAGTATCGTTGGTTTCAGGGCAGATATAACAACCCTTAAGCAGGCACAGGAAGCTGCTGAGGCGGCCAGTCAAGCCAAAAGCGAATTCCTTGCCAACATGAGCCACGAGATCCGCACCCCCATGAACGCAGTACTTGGCATGATTCACCTGGTAATGCAGACAGATCTTGATGCAAAACAAAAAGATTAA
- a CDS encoding PocR ligand-binding domain-containing protein yields the protein MNDIKGDIRIVYNSSAKLPNDLPAFLDKKSRRGVIIYRVLRELMGSQRMSKLMSDFYMLTEVPMAVIDLDANVLASSDWEPICTDFHRVNPDTRRRCIDSDIDLANQLEDGAEFTMYHCKNGLVDCTSPIIINDEHIANLFIGQFLLRPPDRSYFLSQSETYGFDRVSYMNALDKVTIIHKAATLLKRELDADERWKCFIANAASQEKRSSRRRWRRLHLRIREVMPGI from the coding sequence ATGAATGACATAAAAGGGGACATTCGGATTGTTTATAATTCTTCAGCCAAACTCCCTAATGATCTGCCGGCATTTTTAGATAAAAAAAGCCGTCGGGGCGTAATCATTTATCGAGTCCTCCGTGAGTTGATGGGAAGTCAGCGTATGTCAAAGTTGATGAGTGACTTCTATATGTTAACTGAGGTCCCGATGGCTGTAATTGATTTAGACGCCAATGTGCTTGCCTCGTCAGACTGGGAACCAATATGTACTGATTTTCATAGGGTCAACCCAGATACGCGCAGGCGCTGCATAGATAGTGATATCGACTTGGCCAACCAGTTAGAGGATGGGGCTGAGTTTACAATGTATCATTGCAAAAATGGTTTGGTTGATTGTACATCGCCGATTATCATCAACGACGAGCATATTGCAAACCTCTTTATTGGTCAATTTCTTCTCCGGCCCCCAGATCGTTCATATTTTCTTTCACAAAGTGAAACATATGGATTTGATCGCGTTTCCTACATGAATGCGTTGGATAAAGTGACAATCATACATAAAGCCGCAACGCTTTTGAAACGGGAACTTGATGCCGATGAGCGTTGGAAATGTTTCATTGCCAATGCTGCCTCCCAAGAAAAAAGGTCCAGCAGGCGACGCTGGCGGCGATTGCACCTCCGAATCAGAGAAGTAATGCCAGGTATATGA